The stretch of DNA ATCATTTCTTTTCTGTAGACAGTTTTATTTTTCCTCGTCTAAAACGTTTAACCTGTAAAAATTGGGTTAGGGTGTTGTTTATTGCGCAATTGTTTATCGTCTATACATTTGCAGCAATTGCTAAGATATACCCTGATTGGTTTAACGGAGTCTTTTTAAATGCTCATTTCATGCAATATGCCCATATTTTAAGTGGAAAATACCAATTGGATGGATTAGCTCAAATTATTGGAAGTATAGAGTTTTCTCAAGCAATTGCGTGGTTAGGATTTTTGTTCGATTTGTTTATTGTTCCTGCCATGTTAATTGATCAAACTAGAAAATATGCTTTTCGAGCAGCGGTGTTTTTTCATGTCTTCAATTCGATTGTTTTTGGAATTGGAATATTCCCATTTTTTGCTTTAGCAATGATGATTTTCTTTTATGATCCGGTTAAAATTCAAGAAATTTTCTTCAAAACAAAATCGTTTATGATGGATCGTAACGATGAAGATGGTTTAATTACCACTCGTCGTGTAGCATTTTCATATCTATTAATCTTGTATTTGGTTTGGCAAGTATATTTGCCAATTCGTCATTATATCATTCCAGGAAATGTTTTCTGGACTGAAGAAGGACATCGCTTATCTTGGCGAATGATGTTAAGAAGTCGTTCCAACGATACCAAATTTTATGTTGCATTTCCGGATAAAAATGGAAAATTTAAAACCAAAGAGCAAGTTGACTTGTACCAATACTTAACCTTTAAGCAAGCGGGACGTTTCGGGAGTTCTGCCGATATGATTTGGCAAATGGCACAATTCATCAAAGAAGATTACAAAAAGAAAGGAATCGATCATGTGATGGTATTTGCAGACAGTAAAGTTTCTGTAAATGGATCAGAATATTATCAATACACCAATCCTAAAGTTGATTTAGCCCAAGTCAATTGGAGTTATTTTGGGCATCAAGGATGGATTAAACCTCAACCTAAGGAATTAAAACTATCCTATTTTCATTAATTTTTCTTAACTTTAAATAAATTTCCTTACCATGAAAAAAATAATCGTAATGCTTTTTGCATTGGTAGCATTTACTGCCTGTGATAATAAAAACATCGCACAAGATGCTTATAAAGGTTTAGATAAACAAGAAAAAGAAGCAGCACTTTTAGATAGTATCACCTTGGAAGCACGTCGTACATTTGATGATTTTAAATTGGCGCTGCAGATGAAAGATTCTACCATGACTAATTTTATTGTCAAACAAGAATATATTGTTGATGAAAATGGGAGAACAAGACAAGAGCATTTATGGATTCGTGATGTGTATCAAGATGGAGAAGTGTTAAAAGGTATTGTTGATAATCAACCTCAAATTACAAAAGAGGTGAAATTAAACGATACCATTGTAATCGATGATCAAAAGATTTCGGATTGGATGTTTTATAAAGTTGAACCAACCGATTCGATTGCACGTGTCATTGGTGGTTATTCCGTGAAATACATGCGTAATCAATTATCCGATGCAGAGAAAGTAGAGTTTGATAAACAATACAAAGCAAAGTTCGATTAATCAATGAACTTTATATAAGATTTAATCCCTTACCCCATGTGTAAGGGATTTTTTATGTATGTTTAATCTTACAGATGTTTCATAGACGGTTAATTATTACTTAAAAAATCAACTTTTAATTGCTTTTGTATTGTGTATCTTTTCACTTTATGAAATTTATACTTTTAGAGGAAACAATGAAGTAATAAATAATAACAATAAGAAAGAAATTACTGTACGAGAAAAGAATTGTGGAAGTCATAATGGAGCATTTTCAATTTCCTTTTTGCACAAAGAAAAAGAATACTATACTAAACTTAATGGAGAGACATGTCTGAATCTGAATATTGGTGATAAATACGAAGTATTTTATTCAATCAAAAATGATAATTTTTTAGATAAACCATCAGTTGAACATCGTAAAAAAAGAGTTATGGTTTCCATATTTTAGTCATTCTATCTCTAATTCCTTATAAAAGATTAATCAAAATAGAATATAGCTTAAAATAAAAAAATCCTTTCAAGATTACTTGAAAGGATTTGTGTTGTGGTCCCTACTGGATTCGAACCAGTGACCCCCTGCTTGTAAGGCAGGTGCTCTGAACCAACTGAGCTAAGAGACCTTTTTAGAATTTGATTGAAAAGACTTACTATTGTCTTTATGTGGTCCCTACTGGATTCGAACCAGTGACCCCCTGCTTGTAAGGCAGGTGCTCTGAACCAACTGAGCTAAGAGACCTAATTTAGAATTTGTTTTAAAAGACTTTCTATTGTCTTTTTTGTGGTCCCTACTGGATTCGAACCAGTGACCCCCTGCTTGTAAGGCAGGTGCTCTGAACCAACTGAGCTAAGAGACCTTATTTAGAATTTAATTTGAAAGACTTACTATTGTCTTTATGTGGTCCCTACTGGATTCGAACCAGTGACCCCCTGCTTGTAAGGCAGGTGCTCTGAACCAACTGAGCTAAGAGACCTTGTTTAGAATTTAATTGAAAAGACTTACTATTGTCTTTATGTGGTCCCTACTGGATTCGAACCAGTGACCCCCTGCTTGTAAGGCAGGTGCTCTGAACCAACTGAGCTAAGAGACCTTGTTTAGAATTTAATTGAAAAGACTTACTATTGTCTTTTATGTGGTCCCTACTGGATTCGAACCAGTGACCCCCTGCTTGTAAGGCAGGTGCTCTGAACCAACTGAGCTAAGAGACCTTCGTAATTGGATTGCAAATATAGGGCTGTTTTTGAATAATCCAAATAGATGAATCGAAAATTATCAATAAAAATTCACGCTTTTTTCTTAACTAATTTTATTTCAGGGAAATATTTTTTTAATTTTTATCAAGAAATTTTGAGTTTTTTTTCTTCTCTTCAATTTTTACGCCTTTAAACAGATAAATGATTCCCATAAATGAGATGGAAATGGTAATTATGGAGAAAATAAAAGCAGCACTTGTTGCTAATGTTTCATTAAAATTGAAGCGATGGGCAGCATACATAAAGACCACTTCTCGAATTCCAAATCCACTAAACGAAATAATGGATAAAATTCCTGAGACTAGAAAAATCAATAAATAAATGCTGAAATTTTCTGGATGAATATTTAATCCTTCCAGGACAAAATACAACATTCCAACTTGAATTAACTGTAAGACGATCGAATAAATCATCGAATTAAAAAAGGTCTTTTTATGAAGAGGGAAAATTATCCCAAGGATATAGGGAACTGCAATAAAACCGACTAAAGATGATATTAATGCCCCATACTGAATGACGGGATAATCGGTAAGATTGGATAAATACACCAAAAAGACGATAATTAATACCATGGCAAATAGACCAATGATTTTATCCAAGAATACGGCTTGCGAAATCTTTTTGACCCCATTATCGTAATTCTTATTCAGCATATATACTTTATACGCATCACCACCTACACCTCCTGGTACAAAGGTATTGTAGAACATCCCTAAGAAATACAAGCGAATATTCGATCGATAAGATAAGTCCAATTGAATATCTCGAAAATAATAATCTAAACGAAAGACGGATAAGGCTTGGGAAATGACATATAAAATCACCGCTAATGCGATATACATCCAATTGGCATTCTTATAATTGTCGAAAATGTCGAAAATATGTAATTTGACAAAGAATACGTAATAGATTAAAATAAAGCTAATCGCTAACTTTAATCCGGTTACAATATATTTTTTTGTTTTAGGATTCAAGGGAATATGAGTTCTAAATTAAGGGACAAATTTAGAGATTCTTCAAGAAATCCTTTAAAAAAATAATTCACGTTTATTAATTGTTTGATATTCCTTAGTTTTGTTTAAAATTTTAGGGTATTATGCAATCAAAAGTTATTGTGATCACAGGCTCGTCGTCGGGAGTTGGACTTACTTTAGCCAATTATTTTCACGATCAAGGTCATCAAGTGTATGGATTATCGCGTTCTAAAAAAGGACAAGAGCGATTCCAACATATTCCCACTGATGTTTCGGACAAAGCCAATGTGAAACGTACTTTTCAACAGATTTTAACAGAAACCAATAACCGAATTGATGTCTTGATCAATAATGCAGGTATTGGGATGTTGGGTGCCGTAGAAGATGCTTCGAAAGAGGATATCGAGAAATTATTAAACGTGAATGTGTACGGTCCGATTTATACGATGCAAGAAGTATTACCAGTGATGCGTGCGCAACAATCAGGGCATATATTAAATGTTTCTTCGATTGCTAGTAACAATGGGTTACCATTTAGAGGATATTATTCAGCGTCCAAAGCAATGATCGACCGTTTGATTGAATCGGCTCGTTTAGAAAACCGTCATACAGGGGTAGAAATTGCCACGTTAAATTTTGGGGATATTAAAACCAACATTGCGGAAGGGCGTGTGAAATCATTTGTTTCGGCTTTTTATAAAAAGAAATACGATGAAATGGTCGCCGATATCGACCACGAAGTGGCACAAGGAACACCGACTGAAGATTTAATTCCAATCATTGAAGGTATTTTAAATCAAAAAAACATCAAACCTCACTATTACATCGGGAAAACGATGCAAAAATTTTCGGTGACGTTAAAAAGCATTTTACCTCAGAAAATGTTCGAAAATATTATTGCAAAATACTCAAAGTTAGATTAATGGAAGGGAAAGTCGTTTGGCATTACAAATTATTCGAAGAATTAACCGCCAAAGAATTGTATCAAATTATACAATTACGCAATGAAGTTTTTGTGATTGAACAAGATTGCATTTACCAAGATGCCGATGGAAAGGATTTCAAATGCGGGCATCTGTGGGCGACCATCGAGGATGAAGTGGTTGCGTATTCCCGCATTGTTCCAAAAGGCGTTTCTTATGAAAACGAACCTTCGATTGGACGAGTGGTGAGTAGCGGAAAGCACCGTGGATTAGGTTTAGGAAAACAATTAATTGCCAATTCAATTGAAGTCGTTGAGAATCGCTTTTTCACTTCTTCGATTCGAATTTCAGCTCAATTGTATTTAAAAGCCTTCTACGAATCCTTCGGCTTTGAACAAGTTTCGGAAGCGTATTTAGAAGATGATATTCCACACATCGAAATGTTGAGAAAATAATGAAATTCATCAAGTATATGGTGGTCACATTGGTGACCATTTATTTTTTAGCCGGAATTGGAGATATTCTTTATTCCAATTCGTTAAAAGAGAAAGCCTTGTTTAGCGGTGAAGTACAAGAATGGAACCGCGTGAATCAAGGAGATATAGACGTGGATTTAGCTGTTTTTGGTTCTTCACGGGCAATGATTCATATCAATCCTCAAATTCTGGAAGATTCGTTGGGGATGAAAACGCATAATTTAGGGTTGAACGGAAGTAAATTCAAGATGCAATATTATCGTTTCTTGAAGTATTTGGATAAAAATCCTCATCCTCAGACCATTGTTTGGAATTTGGATACGTTTTCATTTTCGCACATTGATGAAGTGTTTCAACCGAATCAATACGTGCCTTTTATGTTATGGAATTACAAATTGTATGCGTACCTAAAAGAATATGAAAATGCCGATTGGAAAGATTATGTGATTCCGTTTTACCGATACGAAGACCAAAAGTATTGGAAAGATGAAATCCAAAAAGCCGCAAAAGAAAAAGTGGACAAAAATGGAGATTTTCGTTTAAAAGGTTTTAAATCCTATAACCGAAAATGGAATGTCAATTGGGCGAATTTAAAAGCAAAAGATGCGGAATTTGATGCCGAAGTGTATCCTTTGTTAGAAGAATTAATCCAACGTTGTCAACAAGAAAATATTCAATTGATTTTTACGATTGCGCCAGAATTTTACAAAGGGCAAGGGTATATGTTGAACCGCGATGAAATTGTAGGGCGTTACCAAAAAACCTTACAGAAGTATGATTTGCCTTTATTGGATTATTCGGAAGATTCGATCAGTTATCAACAAAAATGGTTTTACAATACCACCCATTTAAACGACAAAGGGGCGGATGAGTTTACCAGAAGATTAGCAACAGCTTTAAAACCTTATATGCAATAGGTGTACAATATAATTAACCCATACAAAAAGCCACTACTGGAGCTTTGTTCCAACAGTGGCTTTTTGTATGGGATACCTAAAAGAAGAAAGGAAAGATTCGGAATTTTTAGCGAAAAATCGTATTTTTAAATCCGTTATTTCAACCCCTCTTTAGGCCTCTTTATTTTCTTTTATGGTCATTGTTTAGTATCGCTTCTATGACGCCTTTATGCTACCTCTATGCTGCCTTTGTTCCGCCTCAACTTCGCTTCAACTAGGAGGTTTCTCTTGTCTTGCTTTAAGTAAAGTTCTCCTAAGAAATGAATGTGCATAAAAAATCCTCATTCATTGAAATGAGGATTGATCGTATAGTACTGTTAAATGATTTCGATTTGTTTTTTGTCTGGTTTCTGCGTCAAATAAACGCCTGAAAGGATTAAAATAAATCCAACGATATGTAACCATGTGATTTTTTCGCCTACTAAAATTCCCCAAAAGACAGAAACCACGGGCATTAAATAAGTTACCATTGAAGAAAACATTGGCCCGGTTGACTGAATTAATTTATAGTACAAAATCATCGCTGTTGCCGTTCCAATTAAACCTAAAATGGCGATAAATCCTAAACTTTGCCATTGTTGCGTCGTTCCTTCAAAAACGGTTGGGAATCCTGAAAACAATAAGATGATTATTGCAGGTGGTAACCAAATCGTAAATAATGAAGAAGATAATTGAAAGGAAGGAATATCGTTTAAATATTTCGTTAAGATTAAACTGTTTAAACCATATAAAGCGGTAGCAAAAACAATAATCATGCAATGCCAAAAGCTATTTTCACCTGTCAATCCATCACCCCCAATTAAGATCACAGCACCTACAAAACCAATGATAGCACCTAAAATTTGATTTTTAGTTCCTCTCAATTGGAAAAATAAAGCACCGAATAACAAGATGAATAAGGGGACTAAGGAATCTAAAATTCCCGCCATCGAACTTGATACCTGCGTCTGGGCAATTGGAAATAAAAACATTGGTACAAAATTCCCGGTAAATCCAGCTAAGGCTACATACCCGATTTTATTTTTTGGAATGCGTTTGATTAGGTTGGGAATTCCCCAAATTGCTAAAACTCCTCCTGCAAAGCATAGTCGTAAGGCCCTAACCTGATAAGGCGTAAAGGAAACTAATCCTTGTTTGATTAAGATAAAAGAACTTCCCCACGTCAGCGCTAAGACGCCTAAAATAATCCAGTTCTGTAACGAAATTTTCATCAATGTGTATTTTGTGCAAAGATGCTAAAGTTCATTTGATAATAAAATAACAATTTCAACTTTTAACCTTTGTGACAAAAACAATCGGTGGTATGGTCGTTTACCATTCCAATGCCTTGCATAAATGCATATATCGTAGTGGATCCAAAAAACTTAAATCCTCTTTTCTTCAAGTCTTTTGCGATTAGATCAGAAAGTGGAGTAGTGGCCGGAACTTCTTCTCTCGTTGTCCAATAGTTGATGATCGGTTGATGGTCGACATAATTCCAAATAAATTGTGCAAATGAACCAAACTCATTCTGAATCTCGATGAATAATTTTGCATTGGAAATGGCCGTTTCAATTTTCCCACGGTGACGAATAATCCCTTCGTTTTGGATCAATTCTTCCACTTTTTCGGTTGAATATTGGGCGACTTTTTGCACCTCAAATTGATCAAAGGCCATTCTAAATTGTTCACGGCGTTTTAAGATCGTTAACCAACTTAATCCCGCTTGAAAACTTTCTAGGATGATAAATTCAAATAAAGGTTGATCATCATAAACCGGTTTTCCCCATTCGTTGTCGTGGTAATCAATATAAATTTGGTCTTTCGTGACCCAAAAGCATCTTTTTTTATTCATGGCTTTACTTCTTTTCTTATTTGTCGTTTGCAAAAGTTATCCTGAATTTTTCAGAATTACATTTACTTTATGAGCTGTCGAGAAAGGTTCAATATAACAGTTGATTTCTTTTATCAATCCTGTCAAGGTTTTAAACCTTGACAGGATTAGAACTTAAATTATTTCTAATGCTTTATCAACGTCATAAACCGGCATCCTACAGGCATAATTTTGGCAAATGTGAATTCCAGTTTGACCTTCCGTCCAGCGGTTTTGTGTAATTTCTAGATGCTCTTTTTCTGCAGCCACAAAAACGGCATTTGGAATGTAATAAAAATGCAGTTGTTTTAAATATTCCTTGGCTTGATCCCCTACAATTACAATTTCTTTGTAATCGTGACTAAAATTTAAATACAATTGTATCCAATTCGCAAATCCAGTCGGGTAATCATGAATCTTATCTTCGATGTTCGAAAGCATTTGTTTGGCTTGTTCGATGTAATGATCTTGACTTAAAATTTTACCCAATTTGAATAAATTATTTGCCATCATCGAATTTGAAGAGGAAATCACATTGTCATAAATTTCAAATGTTTCGTTCACCAAAGGTGTGTCATAATGCGATTTGTACGCAAACATTTTGTTTTTATGGTTGTAGAATTGGTTGAATACTTGTTCTGTTAGATCCTGGGCTTTCTCTAAATAATTTAGTTTCGATGTTGTTTCAAATAATTTGATCAAGGCTTCGATGACTAATGCATAATCATCTAAAAATCCAGGTATGGTTGTTTGCTTGTCTATATAATTTCGGTATAGCGTTTCCCCATTCCATTGTTTTGTTAGCATGAATTGCATGGCATTTTCTGCTAATTCTAAATACTCGTCCTGTCCTAAGGCTTGATAGGCATCGCACAATCCTTTAATTGTTAAGGCGTTCCAAGAAGTTAGAATTTTTTCATCGCGATGCGGTTTGATGCGTTGTTCACGGATCGGATTTAAAATTGCTTTCCAATGTTTAACTTTTAATAAAAGATCTTCCAACGATATTTGGTGTTTTTCCGCAAAATCTTCATCATCTGTTAATCGCATCAGAATATGGTTACCGTGTTCCCATTCGCCAAAACCGTCGATGTTATAATACGCTTTGAATAATTCGAAATCATCGGCTAATATCTCTTTTAATTCAGCAGAATTCCACACATAATATTTACCTTCTTCGCCCTCTGAATCGGCATCGATTGCGGCATAAAAGGCATTTTCAGGCGCAAGCATTTCGTCTTTTAACCAATTTAAAGTTTCATCCATTACGCTTTTGTATTCCTCTTCTCCATAAACTTTAAAGGCATTCGCATACAATGAAAGCAATTGTCCGTTGTCGTATAACATTTTCTCGAAATGAGGCACTTTCCAATAGGGATCGACCGAATAGCGTGCGAATCCACCTTTTAGTTGATCGTAAATACCGCCAAAAGCCATACGGTCCACTGTTATTTTTGTCTGAATCAATACGTCTTCATCTTTGGTTTGTACGCCATAACGCAGTATCGCTTCCCATGCATTGGGTAGCATGAATTTTGGCGCACGGTTAAATCCTCCCCATTCGTCATCAAACTGTTGTTTCCAAAAATCAAACGTTTCTTGAATTTTATCTTTGGAAAATTGCTGCTCGGATTTTAATTCTATGGTTTCCATTTTCGTTAAACCCTCTGCAATGGAATGCACATATTCCAAAGTTTTGGAATAGTTCTGGTGGTACATGGCTTGAATGTTCATCAATAATTCGATCCATTGGTGTTTTGGGAAATATGTTCCACCATAAAAAGGACGACCATCGGGCAATGCAAAGACGTTTAATGGTCATCCGCCGGATTGATGAATAATTTGCACCACATTCATGTACAAAACATCTAAATCAGGACGTTCTTCTCGATCAATTTTAATGCAGACAAAATGTTCGTTCATGATTTCAGCCACTTCATCATTTTCAAACGATTGATGTTCCATGACGTGACACCAATGACAAGCCGAATAGCCGATAGAAATCAATAACGGTTTATTCATTTCCTGAGCATAGGCTAAAACTTCATCGCTCCAACTTTGCCACCAAACCGGGTTGTTTTCGTGTTGTTTTAAATAGGGACTTGTTGCCGATTTTAGATTATTTTGTTGAAAATTCATGCTTCCTCAATTTGAATTATTAAAGTTCGGACAATTTGAATAGATGAAAAAGTTTATCTTCGGTAAAATTTAAAATATAATGGATACGTACGAAATCATTTCCATCGGCATATATATGCTTTTAATGATTGGAATTGGCGTTTATTCTTTTCGAAAATCGAATTCAAATTCAGAAGACTTTTTAATTGGAGGCCTTAAAATGGGAGCGGCAGTAACGGCTTTGTCAGCGGGATCATCTGATATGAGTGGATGGTTGTTGATGGGTGTACCCGGCGCCATGTATTTCACAGGATTATCTTCTATATGGATTGCTATAGGGTTAACGATAGGGGCATTTTTAAATTATTTGATTGTTGCGCCACGATTACGTTTATATACAGAAGTTGCAGGAAATTCGATTACATTACCGGTGTTTTTTGAAAATCGTTTCAAGGACAAAACACATTTGTTAAAAATCGTTTCATCACTTTTAATCTTAGTTTTCTTTACGCTTTATACTTCATCTGGAATGGTAGCGGGAGGAAAATTATTTGAATCCGCTTTTGGTTTCGATTATAAGAATGGTTTATACCTTACCAGTTTAGTCGTTGTATTGTATGCATTTTTAGGAGGATTTTTAGCTGTATCGTTGACGGATTTTGTTCAAGGAACCATTATGGTTTTGGCTCTGGTAATTGTACCTCTAGTGGCATTAATCGAAATTGGAGGTATTGGAGAAACTTTGCAACTTGTAGCTTCTAAAGGAGATCACTATTTAGATTTATTCTCTGGTACGACAACAATTAGTATTATATCATTATTGGCTTGGGGATTAGGCTATTTTGGTCAACCTCATATATTAGTTCGGTTTATGGCAATTGGTCAAGTTGGTGATTTGACAAAAGCACGTCGAATTGGAATTACGTGGATGATTTTTACTGTAGGTGGTGCATTGTTAGTTGGCTTAATAGGAATTGCCTATTTATTAAAATTTGATGGAACGACAATGTTGAAATTTGATGCTTCCAAAACAGAATCAGAAACCATTTTTATTTATTTCTCGCGAATACTATTTCATCCCTTAATCGGTGGGTTTTTATTATCCGCAATTTTAGCGGCTGTAATGAGTACAATTTCTTCTCAGTTGTTGGTGACATCTAGTTCTTTAACAGAAGATATTTATAAAGCTTTTCTCCACAAAAAAGCAACCTCAAAACAGCTATTAATGGTGAGCCGTATATCGGTACTGTTAGTGGCTATTATCTCATTAATGTTGTCCATTTCGCCTAAAGATTCCATTTTAAATTTAGTGGGAAATGCTTGGGCAGGATTTGGTGCTGCGTTTGGACCTCTTATTCTCTTATCCTTGCTTTGGAAAAGGACAACTTGGCAAGGGGCATTAGTTGGAATGATTGTTGGTGCAAGTGTGGTTCTGATTTGGGTATATGCCGACCATTCGTACAAGGATTGGTATGAACTATTACCTGGATTTGTTTGTTCATTTGTATCGATTATTTTGGTTTCTCTTTTAACACAAAAGGAAAACAAGGCAATTACTTACGAATTCGAACAAGTGAATAAATTAATTAAAAAATAATTTAAATGTATTTTCTGAACACGATGTCTTTTGGGTTTATCGTTCAAAAAATATATTTGTTTGTATATTTGTAGAAAGTAGATTTTAAAGAAGAATCGAAAAAATATTTCTTTAGGAAGAATGATGAATGATATTATTCAATTACTACCAGATCATGTAGCCAATCAAATTGCTGCTGGAGAAGTGGTGCAACGCCCTTCATCTGTAGTGAAAGAGTTAATTGAGAATGCGGTAGACGCGGGTGCAACATCCATTCAATTAATTTGCAAAGATGCTGGTAGAACGTTAATCCAAGTTATAGATAACGGTAGCGGAATGAGTGTGACAGATGTTCGTATGGCATTTGAACGACATGCGACTTCTAAAATTAAAACTACCGAAGATATATTCTCTATTCATACCAAAGGATTTAGAGGAGAGGCATTAGCTTCGATTGCCGCAGTGGCGCAAGTGGAAACTAAAACTCGTCGCGAAATAGATGAATTAGGAAATCAATTAATCATCGAAGGTGGGGTGGTACGCAATCAAGATCCTGTGGTATGTCCAGTTGGAACTTCAATTTCAGTAAAAAATTTATTTTACAATGTTCCAGCGCGTCGCAATTTTCTTAAATCCAATCAAGTAGAATTTCGACATATTCAAGACGAGTTTCAACGTATAGCTTTGGCACATGAAAATGTAAGCTTTTTCTTGCATCACAATGATTCTGAAGTGTATCATTTAAAAGCAGGAAATCTAAAGCAACGAATTGTTCAAATTTTTGGTAAAAAATTAGGTGCACAAATTATATCGGTTGAAGAAGATACAGAAATCGTTAAGATCAAAGGGTATGTAGGGAAACCTGATGCGGCTAAAAAATCGAGAGGAGAACAATTCTTCTTTGTTAATAACCGATTTATCCGTAGTCCATATTTGCACAATGCTTTATGTGATGCGTTTGAAGATTTATTGCCTGCTGGTTATCAGCCTGCTTATTTCTTGTATTTAGAATTGGATCCGTCTCGTATCGATATCAATATTCATCCGACTAAGACTGAGATTAAGTTTGAAGATGAAGCCTTGATTTATACGATTATTCGAGCAGCAGTAAAACATGCATTAGGTCAGTTTAATGTCATTCCATCCTTGGATTTTGAACAAGATCCTAACTGGGCATTTATCCCTTCAGCAACAGAAGATGCCGAAATTAAAATGCCTGAGATTACAGTGGATCAAAGTTTTAATCCTTTTTCAAATGATAATCGTTACCGTGCACCCAAACCATCGGCAATTAAATCCACAATGGATTTTTACAATGATGCAGTGGAATTAGAAATTGAAAATAATCACGCGCATCAAGTGTTTGAGTCTGATTTTGGTCAAACGCACGAATTGTTTGAATCTGAAGTAGGGCAATCAGAAAAATTCAATGTGATTCAATGGCAATCGAAATATTTGATTGTAGAATACCATGGAGAATTATTGATTATTGATCAACACCGAGCGCATCAAAAGATTTTATTCGAAAAATACATTCACTCGAAGCGAGAAAATGGATTGGTTCAACAAATGCTTTTCCCAATTGAATTGGATTTATCGCCGAATGATCGTCAAAAGTTAATTAATGTTGAAAGTCAA from Faecalibacter sp. LW9 encodes:
- a CDS encoding DUF255 domain-containing protein, whose translation is MNFQQNNLKSATSPYLKQHENNPVWWQSWSDEVLAYAQEMNKPLLISIGYSACHWCHVMEHQSFENDEVAEIMNEHFVCIKIDREERPDLDVLYMNVVQIIHQSGG
- a CDS encoding GNAT family N-acetyltransferase, producing MEGKVVWHYKLFEELTAKELYQIIQLRNEVFVIEQDCIYQDADGKDFKCGHLWATIEDEVVAYSRIVPKGVSYENEPSIGRVVSSGKHRGLGLGKQLIANSIEVVENRFFTSSIRISAQLYLKAFYESFGFEQVSEAYLEDDIPHIEMLRK
- a CDS encoding lysylphosphatidylglycerol synthase transmembrane domain-containing protein, with protein sequence MNPKTKKYIVTGLKLAISFILIYYVFFVKLHIFDIFDNYKNANWMYIALAVILYVISQALSVFRLDYYFRDIQLDLSYRSNIRLYFLGMFYNTFVPGGVGGDAYKVYMLNKNYDNGVKKISQAVFLDKIIGLFAMVLIIVFLVYLSNLTDYPVIQYGALISSLVGFIAVPYILGIIFPLHKKTFFNSMIYSIVLQLIQVGMLYFVLEGLNIHPENFSIYLLIFLVSGILSIISFSGFGIREVVFMYAAHRFNFNETLATSAAFIFSIITISISFMGIIYLFKGVKIEEKKKNSKFLDKN
- a CDS encoding DMT family transporter, yielding MKISLQNWIILGVLALTWGSSFILIKQGLVSFTPYQVRALRLCFAGGVLAIWGIPNLIKRIPKNKIGYVALAGFTGNFVPMFLFPIAQTQVSSSMAGILDSLVPLFILLFGALFFQLRGTKNQILGAIIGFVGAVILIGGDGLTGENSFWHCMIIVFATALYGLNSLILTKYLNDIPSFQLSSSLFTIWLPPAIIILLFSGFPTVFEGTTQQWQSLGFIAILGLIGTATAMILYYKLIQSTGPMFSSMVTYLMPVVSVFWGILVGEKITWLHIVGFILILSGVYLTQKPDKKQIEII
- a CDS encoding HTTM domain-containing protein, translated to MFSEFLFRKIDNSALVIFRILFGLLIVAECWGAIFTGWVNVNMVEPKLTFTFIGFEWMNNLLGPHMIYYYVVMGLLGIFITLGSFYRFSMIVFAIMWSMTYFMQKTSYNNHYYLFMLVSWMMTIIPAHHFFSVDSFIFPRLKRLTCKNWVRVLFIAQLFIVYTFAAIAKIYPDWFNGVFLNAHFMQYAHILSGKYQLDGLAQIIGSIEFSQAIAWLGFLFDLFIVPAMLIDQTRKYAFRAAVFFHVFNSIVFGIGIFPFFALAMMIFFYDPVKIQEIFFKTKSFMMDRNDEDGLITTRRVAFSYLLILYLVWQVYLPIRHYIIPGNVFWTEEGHRLSWRMMLRSRSNDTKFYVAFPDKNGKFKTKEQVDLYQYLTFKQAGRFGSSADMIWQMAQFIKEDYKKKGIDHVMVFADSKVSVNGSEYYQYTNPKVDLAQVNWSYFGHQGWIKPQPKELKLSYFH
- a CDS encoding DNA-3-methyladenine glycosylase I yields the protein MNKKRCFWVTKDQIYIDYHDNEWGKPVYDDQPLFEFIILESFQAGLSWLTILKRREQFRMAFDQFEVQKVAQYSTEKVEELIQNEGIIRHRGKIETAISNAKLFIEIQNEFGSFAQFIWNYVDHQPIINYWTTREEVPATTPLSDLIAKDLKKRGFKFFGSTTIYAFMQGIGMVNDHTTDCFCHKG
- a CDS encoding DUF2314 domain-containing protein, which encodes MKKIIVMLFALVAFTACDNKNIAQDAYKGLDKQEKEAALLDSITLEARRTFDDFKLALQMKDSTMTNFIVKQEYIVDENGRTRQEHLWIRDVYQDGEVLKGIVDNQPQITKEVKLNDTIVIDDQKISDWMFYKVEPTDSIARVIGGYSVKYMRNQLSDAEKVEFDKQYKAKFD
- a CDS encoding SDR family NAD(P)-dependent oxidoreductase, which produces MQSKVIVITGSSSGVGLTLANYFHDQGHQVYGLSRSKKGQERFQHIPTDVSDKANVKRTFQQILTETNNRIDVLINNAGIGMLGAVEDASKEDIEKLLNVNVYGPIYTMQEVLPVMRAQQSGHILNVSSIASNNGLPFRGYYSASKAMIDRLIESARLENRHTGVEIATLNFGDIKTNIAEGRVKSFVSAFYKKKYDEMVADIDHEVAQGTPTEDLIPIIEGILNQKNIKPHYYIGKTMQKFSVTLKSILPQKMFENIIAKYSKLD